From Arachis stenosperma cultivar V10309 chromosome 2, arast.V10309.gnm1.PFL2, whole genome shotgun sequence, one genomic window encodes:
- the LOC130963259 gene encoding uncharacterized protein LOC130963259, which translates to MDRALSNGGWRIIFEGARVEVLPRTNSDHHPLLITTEPPLPTNKNRPFRYEAMWKMHPNFDEVIKDHWSQGEPFSIALNLEKRLRENLEEILNREEVMWLQKSREKWLVEGDRNTKYYHTRTIIRRRRKKVLKLRNHAGKWVEDAKDLERMAINYFKRLYIEEDDNQSDISLVNNYPSLNPSIKEGIDNIPIEPKIKRAIFNIGSLKAPGEDGFLALFFKENWSTMKDSIVDYIILMWEEPERIREQNGTLISLIPKVSNP; encoded by the exons ATGGATAGAGCACTCTCAAATGGAGGTTGGAGAATCATATTTGAAGGAGCCAGGGTGGAGGTGCTGCCAAGAACCAACTCGGATCATCATCCTCTATTGATAACAACAGAACCTCCCCTCCCAACAAATAAAAATAGGCCGTTTCGCTATGAAGCAATGTGGAAGATGCATCCGAATTTTGATGAAGTCATTAAGGATCATTGGAGTCAGGGGGAACCTTTTTCCATTGCGTTG AATCTGGAGAAGAGGTTGAGGGAAAATTTGGAAGAGATTCTAAACAGAGAAGAGGTCATGTGGCTGCAAAAGTCCAGAGAAAAATGGCTAGTCGAAGGGGATCGGAACACAAAATACTACCACACCAGAACGATTAttagaagaaggagaaaaaaggTGTTGAAACTCAGAAATCATGCAGGAAAATGGGTGGAAGATGCTAAAGACCTGGAAAGGATGgcaattaattatttcaaaagGCTTTACATAGAAGAGGACGATAATCAGAGTGATATTAGCCTTGTTAATAACTACCCATCCCTCAACCCATCCATAAAGGAAGGAATTGATAACATCCCTATAGAGCCAAAGATTAAAAGAGCAATTTTTAATATAGGATCCTTGAAGGCGCCTGGAGAGGATGGATTTCTAGCTCTCTTCTTCAAAGAAAACTGGAGCACCATGAAAGATAGTATTGTGGATTATATCATATTAATGTGGGAGGAGCCAGAGAGGATAAGGGAACAGAACGGAACTCTAATTTCCCTTATTCCAAAGGTATCAAACCCATAA